A genomic window from Nocardioides sp. BP30 includes:
- a CDS encoding DoxX family protein, translating into MSISRTIARPLLASVFVVGPINTLRNSSGAATKAEPVTDPLIRLAQRAGLPLPNDPEKLVKINAGVQLAAGLCLATGRFPRLSAAVLATSLVPTTVAGHDFWNESDPAVRRQQQLQLAKNLSLLGGLIIAAGDTDGKPGVAWLAKHAVGDAKREIGHKASTAKLEGKVAALEAEVGVGALGTALVAAGQHAKDAIVDAAHQAATSETTQHLAERASGLASSLADTAKEKAPVVAAAARDQLASIAETAREEAVPVLADWRDQAVTTSRRTSKQLRKQAKSASKDLRKQAKKTAKTARKNAGPVLEDWRDQAISTARDTSEDLRKQAKSTSKDLRKQAKKTAKNARKNAEKARKRARKQGPAIVAAARDQAAAVTESAKAKIA; encoded by the coding sequence ATGAGCATCAGCCGCACCATCGCGCGTCCTCTGCTGGCCTCGGTCTTCGTGGTCGGTCCGATCAACACGTTGCGGAACTCGTCCGGCGCAGCCACCAAGGCAGAGCCGGTCACGGATCCGCTGATCCGGCTGGCACAGCGAGCCGGCCTGCCCCTTCCGAACGATCCGGAGAAGCTGGTCAAGATCAATGCCGGCGTCCAGCTGGCCGCCGGCCTGTGCCTGGCCACCGGTCGGTTCCCCCGGCTCTCCGCGGCCGTGCTGGCGACCTCACTGGTCCCCACGACCGTTGCCGGCCACGACTTCTGGAACGAGTCGGATCCCGCCGTACGCCGCCAGCAGCAGCTCCAGTTGGCCAAGAACCTCTCCCTCCTCGGCGGTCTGATCATCGCGGCCGGCGACACCGACGGCAAGCCGGGCGTCGCCTGGCTGGCGAAGCACGCCGTCGGCGACGCCAAGCGCGAGATCGGCCACAAGGCGAGCACCGCCAAGCTGGAGGGCAAGGTCGCCGCGCTCGAGGCCGAGGTCGGCGTGGGCGCGCTCGGTACGGCGCTCGTCGCAGCCGGTCAGCATGCCAAGGACGCGATCGTGGACGCCGCCCACCAGGCCGCGACCTCCGAGACGACCCAGCACCTGGCCGAGCGGGCGAGCGGGCTGGCCAGCAGCCTGGCCGACACGGCGAAGGAGAAGGCACCGGTCGTCGCCGCCGCGGCACGCGACCAGCTCGCCTCGATCGCCGAGACGGCCCGGGAGGAGGCCGTACCGGTCCTGGCGGACTGGCGCGACCAGGCGGTCACCACCTCCCGCCGTACCTCCAAGCAGCTGCGCAAGCAGGCCAAGAGCGCCTCGAAGGACCTGCGCAAGCAGGCCAAGAAGACCGCCAAGACCGCTCGCAAGAACGCCGGCCCCGTCCTCGAGGACTGGCGCGACCAGGCGATCAGCACCGCCCGTGACACCTCCGAGGACCTGCGCAAGCAGGCCAAGAGCACCTCGAAGGACCTGCGCAAGCAAGCCAAGAAGACCGCGAAGAACGCCCGCAAGAACGCCGAGAAGGCGAGGAAGCGGGCCCGCAAGCAGGGCCCTGCCATCGTCGCCGCGGCGCGCGACCAGGCGGCCGCCGTGACCGAATCCGCGAAGGCGAAGATCGCCTGA
- a CDS encoding inositol monophosphatase family protein — MATDYTDDLRLAHLLADDADSISSDRFKALDLHVMTKPDLTPVSDADRAVEESIRRTLSRVRSRDAVTGEEEGSSGTSSRRWIIDPIDGTKNYVRGVPVWATLIALAVEDEVVLSVVSAPQLGRRWWASSGQGSWTGKSLMKASRNQVSDVRRLEDASLAYSSLDGWEQRGRLDDFLALMRRCWRTRGYGDFWSYMLLAEGAVDIASEPELALYDMAALVPVVTEAGGRFTSLEGTDGPWGGNGLATNGHLHDAALSFLGTVPDGDDPDWPSHGPGSVTPLRRP; from the coding sequence GTGGCGACCGATTACACCGACGACCTTCGTCTGGCACACCTGCTGGCCGACGACGCCGACTCGATCAGCTCCGACCGGTTCAAGGCGCTCGACCTGCACGTCATGACCAAGCCCGACCTGACCCCGGTCAGCGACGCGGACCGGGCGGTCGAGGAGTCGATCCGCCGAACGCTCTCGCGGGTGCGCAGCCGCGACGCCGTCACCGGTGAGGAGGAGGGCTCCTCCGGCACCTCGTCCCGGCGATGGATCATCGATCCGATCGACGGCACGAAGAACTACGTGCGCGGCGTGCCGGTGTGGGCGACGCTGATCGCGCTGGCCGTCGAGGACGAGGTCGTCCTCTCGGTCGTCTCCGCCCCGCAGCTGGGGAGGCGGTGGTGGGCGAGCAGTGGCCAGGGGAGCTGGACCGGCAAGTCACTGATGAAGGCGAGCCGCAACCAGGTCTCCGACGTACGGCGCCTGGAGGATGCGTCGCTCGCCTACTCCTCGCTGGACGGCTGGGAGCAGCGTGGGCGCCTCGACGACTTCCTCGCTCTGATGCGACGCTGCTGGCGCACCCGCGGGTACGGCGACTTCTGGTCCTACATGTTGCTGGCCGAGGGTGCGGTCGACATCGCCTCCGAGCCGGAGCTCGCCCTGTACGACATGGCCGCCCTCGTGCCCGTCGTCACCGAGGCGGGCGGCCGGTTCACCTCGCTCGAGGGCACCGATGGCCCGTGGGGCGGCAACGGCCTGGCGACGAACGGTCACCTGCACGACGCGGCGCTCTCGTTCCTCGGCACGGTTCCGGACGGTGATGACCCGGACTGGCCGAGTCACGGGCCGGGATCGGTCACGCCGCTGCGGCGGCCCTGA
- a CDS encoding FKBP-type peptidyl-prolyl cis-trans isomerase, which yields MSEKPEIDFVDPTPPTDLVITDLSEGDGEEAVAGKTVSVHYVGVAHSTGEEFDASYNRGEPLRFRLGIGQVISGWDQGVQGMKVGGRRQLVIPPHLGYGDRGAGGVIKPGETLIFVVDLLGVS from the coding sequence ATGAGTGAGAAGCCCGAGATCGACTTCGTCGACCCGACCCCGCCCACCGACCTCGTCATCACCGACCTGTCCGAGGGCGACGGCGAGGAGGCGGTGGCCGGCAAGACCGTCAGCGTGCACTACGTCGGTGTCGCCCACAGCACCGGTGAGGAGTTCGACGCCTCGTACAACCGGGGTGAGCCGCTGCGCTTCCGCCTCGGCATCGGGCAGGTCATCTCCGGCTGGGACCAGGGCGTGCAGGGCATGAAGGTGGGCGGACGGCGCCAGCTCGTCATCCCGCCCCACCTCGGGTACGGCGACCGGGGCGCCGGTGGCGTCATCAAGCCCGGTGAGACCCTGATCTTCGTCGTCGACCTGCTCGGCGTCAGCTGA
- a CDS encoding sigma-70 family RNA polymerase sigma factor yields the protein MSDAHPSQPDELPPLDEPGDAELISAVRGGDLEAYGTLFERHVDSARRLARQLVSAGDVDDLVSDAFAKVLAVLQRGGGPDLAFRAYLLTSLRRLHVDRLRAGARLTTTDDLAAYDPGVPFEDTAVTGFDNAAAARAFASLPERWQQVLWHTEVEGQKPAEVAPLLGISANSVSALAYRAREGLRQAFISMHAQEAIEDDCAVIRAQLGGYLRGGVSRRDAAKVEDHLATCRECNAIYLELAEVNNDLGAVLAPMLLGSAGAGYLAHLGAVGAAKGGLPVFLDRTRDWVVHHPAGRIAAGATGAVAAAAVVAAVALAQSGPAPLSDARTQPSADAPSTAPPTPQAGASPGAARPPRPTGRASSNPSATAPATTPPASAPAAHGPFASSSSASSGPSHPVIRTPLSPVRAPAARTPVTIRLTKGAVAPDGDPLRVQSARVVRRAHGTVAIDRDGVSDRPLARLVSRGVAGSTGPATSVTYTPDTGWRGTDTIAYVLADAHGRTVSGSVQVTTPDAAPVAQADVLRIPGTWQRGTATRLDVLANDRDENGDPLRVKRVTTPAHGTATVSGGVVRYSPAAGYTGADSFGYTVADGHGGTATASVTVTIGRLPDRVPQVASTTETIAFGEPLTLHLGELASDADGDHLTFATRTQPAHGSLTVAADGTATYLPASGFFGHDSFVYAVSDGRGGTQAATVTVIVQPPVSDLTLSHLTAGVAGYEHIRLVADGIPDGRSATLHLHIAGIAGWAPGEAHSLGGDLAGCTLPAAPLGSLDLTCSVTGDGEMLHLDFDVAEGWSVDASLTPDDFTDDDPGNNTFHRTASTPLGQ from the coding sequence GTGAGTGATGCGCATCCGAGCCAGCCGGACGAGCTGCCTCCGCTTGACGAGCCCGGTGATGCCGAGCTGATCTCCGCCGTGCGCGGCGGCGATCTCGAGGCCTACGGCACGCTCTTCGAGCGCCACGTCGACTCGGCACGTCGGCTGGCCCGCCAGCTGGTCTCGGCCGGCGACGTGGACGACCTCGTCTCGGATGCGTTCGCCAAGGTGCTCGCTGTCCTCCAGCGCGGCGGCGGCCCCGACCTGGCGTTCCGCGCCTACCTGTTGACCTCACTGCGCCGGTTGCACGTCGACCGCCTGCGTGCGGGCGCGCGACTCACCACGACCGACGACCTCGCGGCGTACGACCCGGGGGTGCCGTTCGAGGACACGGCCGTGACGGGCTTCGACAACGCCGCCGCGGCCAGGGCCTTCGCCTCGCTGCCCGAGCGCTGGCAGCAGGTGCTGTGGCACACCGAGGTGGAGGGTCAGAAGCCCGCCGAGGTCGCGCCGCTGCTGGGGATCAGCGCCAACTCGGTCTCCGCGTTGGCCTACCGGGCGCGCGAGGGCCTGCGCCAGGCGTTCATCTCGATGCATGCACAGGAGGCGATCGAGGACGACTGCGCGGTGATCCGGGCGCAGCTCGGCGGGTACCTGCGCGGTGGCGTCTCGCGCCGCGACGCCGCCAAGGTGGAGGACCACCTGGCCACGTGCCGGGAGTGCAACGCCATCTACCTCGAGCTGGCCGAGGTCAACAACGACCTCGGGGCCGTTCTCGCACCGATGCTGCTCGGGTCGGCCGGTGCCGGCTATCTCGCCCACCTCGGCGCTGTCGGAGCCGCCAAGGGCGGCCTGCCGGTGTTCCTCGACCGGACCCGGGACTGGGTGGTCCACCACCCAGCGGGGCGGATCGCGGCCGGCGCCACCGGTGCCGTCGCCGCCGCGGCGGTGGTCGCGGCCGTCGCGCTCGCCCAGAGCGGGCCAGCGCCTCTCTCCGACGCGCGCACCCAGCCGTCCGCCGACGCGCCGAGCACCGCACCGCCGACGCCGCAGGCAGGCGCCTCCCCCGGCGCGGCGCGGCCGCCCAGGCCCACCGGACGGGCGTCGTCGAACCCTTCGGCGACGGCCCCCGCGACGACACCGCCGGCGAGTGCCCCTGCAGCCCACGGCCCGTTCGCCTCCTCGTCGTCGGCGTCATCAGGACCGTCGCACCCCGTCATCCGTACGCCGCTGTCCCCCGTCCGGGCACCCGCGGCCCGGACGCCGGTGACGATCAGGCTCACCAAGGGGGCCGTCGCTCCCGACGGCGATCCGCTCCGGGTGCAGTCGGCCCGGGTCGTGCGGCGTGCGCACGGCACCGTGGCGATCGACCGCGACGGTGTCTCGGACCGGCCGCTGGCGCGGCTGGTGTCCCGAGGCGTCGCCGGGAGCACCGGCCCCGCCACCTCCGTCACCTACACGCCCGACACCGGCTGGCGCGGCACCGACACGATCGCGTACGTGCTCGCCGACGCGCACGGCCGCACCGTCTCCGGCTCGGTCCAGGTGACCACCCCCGACGCAGCGCCGGTCGCGCAGGCCGACGTGCTCCGCATCCCCGGCACCTGGCAGCGCGGTACGGCGACGCGTCTCGACGTCCTGGCCAACGACCGCGACGAGAACGGCGACCCACTGCGCGTCAAGCGCGTCACCACACCTGCGCACGGCACCGCGACAGTCTCCGGTGGCGTGGTCCGCTACTCCCCTGCGGCCGGCTACACCGGAGCGGACTCTTTCGGCTACACCGTCGCCGACGGCCACGGCGGCACCGCGACGGCCTCCGTCACCGTGACAATCGGTCGGCTGCCCGACCGTGTGCCGCAGGTCGCCTCGACCACCGAGACCATCGCCTTCGGCGAGCCGCTCACCCTCCACCTGGGCGAGCTCGCCAGCGACGCGGACGGCGACCACCTGACGTTCGCGACCCGGACCCAGCCGGCCCACGGCTCTCTCACCGTGGCCGCCGACGGCACCGCCACCTACCTACCGGCGAGCGGATTCTTCGGCCACGACTCGTTCGTCTACGCCGTCTCCGACGGCCGGGGCGGGACACAGGCCGCCACCGTCACCGTCATCGTGCAGCCACCCGTCTCCGACCTCACGCTCTCCCACCTGACGGCGGGGGTCGCAGGCTACGAACACATCCGGCTGGTGGCCGACGGCATCCCCGACGGGCGCTCCGCCACCCTGCACCTGCACATCGCCGGCATCGCCGGATGGGCGCCCGGGGAGGCCCACTCCCTCGGCGGCGACCTCGCCGGCTGCACCCTGCCCGCCGCGCCGCTCGGCAGCCTCGACCTGACCTGCAGCGTGACCGGTGACGGCGAGATGCTGCACCTCGACTTCGACGTGGCCGAGGGGTGGAGCGTGGACGCCTCGCTCACGCCGGACGACTTCACCGACGACGATCCCGGGAACAACACCTTCCACCGCACCGCGAGCACCCCGTTGGGCCAGTGA
- a CDS encoding DUF2231 domain-containing protein, which produces MTIDGLPLHPLIVHATVVALPVLAVLSLAYLRPRWQGGLRWPLAAMGVVSAALMWLTSSSGDSLKHDRFDHISGILAQRIHHHEDLAGKLGVATYVLAAVAVIMTVVRGRLPVPVLWLGSVLLVVGAVGVGVLVVLTGHAGAEAAWAQ; this is translated from the coding sequence ATGACGATCGACGGCCTTCCGCTCCATCCGCTCATCGTGCATGCCACCGTGGTCGCGCTGCCGGTGCTCGCGGTCCTCTCGCTTGCCTACCTCCGGCCTCGCTGGCAGGGCGGTCTGCGCTGGCCCCTGGCGGCGATGGGAGTCGTCTCGGCGGCGCTGATGTGGCTGACCAGCTCCAGCGGCGACTCGCTGAAGCACGATCGGTTCGACCACATCAGCGGCATCCTCGCCCAGCGCATCCACCATCACGAGGACCTCGCCGGGAAGCTCGGCGTCGCCACCTATGTCCTCGCCGCCGTCGCGGTGATCATGACGGTGGTGCGCGGCCGGTTGCCGGTGCCGGTGCTCTGGCTCGGCTCGGTGCTGCTGGTCGTCGGCGCCGTCGGGGTCGGCGTGCTCGTGGTGCTCACCGGCCACGCCGGTGCCGAGGCGGCCTGGGCGCAATAG
- the rsgA gene encoding ribosome small subunit-dependent GTPase A, whose amino-acid sequence MSRRYSEQDVEHYDRPRRRGSRPRTKERPSFGDAVDGVVLTVDRGRFTLLVAGVQVWAVKARPLGRKGVVVGDRVRVVGDVSGAEGALARIVEVEPRTTVLRRTADDDDPVERVIVANATQLVVVTALADPEPRHGLIDRALVAAYDAGLAPLLCLTKADLADPETLLSTYRALGVPWVVTRRGGDLGELRERLSGHASVLLGHSGVGKSTLVNALVPDANRETGVVNAVTGRGRHTSTSALMLALPDPAAEGGTSWIIDTPGIRSFGLAHVEPEHLIEAFPDLDEMTEDCPRGCTHAADEPECGLDEAVERGDADPERVASFRRLLDARSVSPY is encoded by the coding sequence TTGAGCCGCCGCTACTCGGAGCAGGACGTCGAGCACTACGACCGGCCTCGCCGGCGTGGCTCTCGCCCCCGCACCAAGGAGCGGCCGAGCTTCGGCGACGCTGTCGACGGCGTCGTGCTCACCGTCGACCGCGGGCGCTTCACCCTGCTGGTCGCGGGCGTCCAGGTCTGGGCGGTGAAGGCGCGGCCGCTCGGACGCAAGGGCGTGGTGGTGGGCGATCGCGTGCGGGTCGTCGGCGATGTGTCGGGAGCGGAGGGCGCGCTGGCCCGCATCGTCGAGGTCGAGCCGCGCACGACGGTCCTGCGCCGGACGGCCGACGACGACGACCCCGTCGAGCGGGTCATCGTGGCCAACGCGACCCAGCTCGTGGTCGTCACGGCGCTGGCCGACCCCGAGCCACGGCACGGACTCATCGACCGGGCGCTGGTGGCGGCGTACGACGCCGGGCTCGCTCCGCTGCTGTGCCTCACCAAGGCCGACCTGGCCGACCCCGAGACCCTGCTGTCCACGTACCGAGCGCTCGGCGTGCCGTGGGTGGTCACCCGACGTGGCGGTGACCTCGGCGAGCTGCGCGAGCGGTTGTCCGGCCACGCGAGCGTGCTGCTGGGTCATTCCGGCGTGGGTAAGTCGACCCTGGTCAATGCGCTGGTCCCGGACGCCAACCGCGAGACCGGCGTGGTCAACGCCGTGACGGGCCGCGGCAGGCACACCTCGACGTCGGCGCTGATGCTGGCGCTCCCGGATCCGGCCGCCGAGGGCGGCACCAGCTGGATCATCGACACTCCCGGGATCCGGTCCTTCGGGCTGGCCCACGTCGAGCCGGAGCACCTGATCGAGGCGTTCCCCGACCTCGACGAGATGACCGAGGACTGCCCGCGCGGCTGCACCCACGCCGCCGACGAGCCCGAGTGTGGCCTGGACGAGGCGGTCGAGCGCGGCGACGCCGACCCCGAGCGGGTCGCCTCCTTCCGGCGTCTGCTGGACGCCCGCTCGGTCTCGCCGTACTGA
- a CDS encoding methyl-accepting chemotaxis protein — MTVDFAEDVRTTSTAPTTPATPAAPAAPAAPAASAASAASAASAASAASIGYGVVDAMTVGALVIDPRMRVLHVNPVSIRDLQADSGEQVTLASLIGMDFAAMLPDPDVAAAVADPARLPYRTLVPLGERTLEVSLSAIRDVDGHYHGALLMAPDVTDKLAAERASADAEADGATTNALLTGLVGTDTREGTMQYVLDVLASHWRLPYVAYWSVGDEGVMTAIQDAGTPGIREQGRALDAAVTWARGQGLCGKAWASRDLFYIADVATATDADWAGAREAAAAGVKSALALPITTHGEVVGAIEVAFDYELLLSEQRKAAIRSIAQIVSDAMERSFDSERARTEAAETERRVAELLGFVREVAAGDLGSHTAVTGADTLGQMGAGLNDLVSAFRSSLSRINQTADALNAAAGQLTAVAQGMDDGAAQTTDRAATASSASVEVSASIQTVATAAEQMTASIREIARNATEGSTVATQAVGIAGNTQDTVASLGEASAEIGKVIKVITSIAAQTNLLALNATIEAARAGDAGRGFAVVANEVKELAGQTAKATEDISSRVAAIQGSTTDAVQAITEISNVIAQINDITGTIASAVEEQTATTNEIARSVTEAANGANSIAEDATQVARAAAETQSGAQDTLGAATRLTAMAGELKELVGHFRL; from the coding sequence GTGACCGTTGACTTTGCCGAGGACGTCAGGACCACCTCGACCGCCCCGACCACGCCGGCCACGCCGGCCGCGCCGGCCGCGCCGGCCGCGCCGGCCGCTTCGGCCGCTTCGGCCGCTTCGGCCGCTTCGGCCGCTTCGGCCGCTTCGATCGGCTACGGCGTGGTCGACGCCATGACGGTCGGCGCCCTCGTGATCGACCCGCGGATGCGGGTGCTGCACGTCAATCCGGTCTCCATCAGGGACCTGCAGGCGGACTCCGGCGAGCAGGTGACGCTGGCCTCCCTCATCGGCATGGACTTCGCGGCGATGCTGCCGGACCCGGACGTGGCCGCCGCTGTCGCGGACCCCGCCCGGTTGCCGTACCGCACTCTGGTCCCTCTCGGCGAGCGGACGCTCGAGGTCTCGCTCAGCGCCATCCGCGACGTGGACGGTCACTACCACGGTGCTCTGCTGATGGCGCCCGACGTCACGGACAAGCTCGCCGCGGAGCGCGCCTCGGCCGACGCGGAGGCGGACGGCGCCACCACCAACGCGCTGCTGACCGGGCTGGTGGGCACCGACACCCGCGAGGGCACGATGCAGTACGTGCTCGACGTGCTGGCGAGCCACTGGCGGCTGCCCTACGTCGCCTACTGGTCGGTCGGCGACGAGGGCGTGATGACGGCGATCCAGGATGCCGGCACCCCTGGCATCCGGGAGCAGGGCCGTGCGCTCGACGCGGCGGTCACGTGGGCCCGCGGCCAGGGGCTGTGCGGCAAGGCGTGGGCCAGCCGCGACCTCTTCTACATCGCGGACGTCGCGACCGCTACCGACGCCGACTGGGCGGGCGCTCGCGAGGCGGCCGCGGCAGGGGTGAAGTCGGCGCTCGCCCTGCCGATCACCACCCACGGCGAGGTGGTCGGGGCGATCGAGGTCGCCTTCGACTACGAGCTGCTGCTCTCCGAGCAGCGCAAGGCGGCGATCCGCAGCATCGCGCAGATCGTCTCCGATGCGATGGAGCGCTCCTTCGACAGCGAGCGCGCGCGGACGGAGGCCGCCGAGACCGAGCGTCGCGTCGCCGAGCTGCTCGGGTTCGTGCGTGAGGTGGCCGCCGGTGACCTCGGGTCCCACACGGCGGTCACGGGTGCCGACACGCTCGGTCAGATGGGTGCGGGCCTCAACGACCTGGTCAGCGCGTTCCGGTCCTCGCTCTCGCGGATCAACCAGACCGCCGACGCGCTCAACGCCGCCGCCGGTCAGCTGACGGCCGTCGCGCAGGGCATGGACGACGGGGCCGCGCAGACGACCGACCGCGCCGCCACCGCGTCGAGTGCCTCCGTGGAGGTCTCCGCCTCGATCCAGACCGTCGCCACCGCCGCCGAGCAGATGACCGCAAGCATCCGCGAGATCGCCCGGAACGCCACCGAGGGCTCCACAGTGGCGACCCAGGCGGTGGGCATCGCCGGCAACACGCAGGACACGGTCGCCTCGCTCGGCGAGGCGAGCGCCGAGATCGGCAAGGTCATCAAGGTGATCACCTCGATCGCCGCCCAGACCAACCTCCTGGCCCTCAACGCCACCATCGAGGCGGCCCGAGCGGGTGACGCCGGTCGCGGCTTCGCCGTGGTCGCCAACGAGGTCAAGGAGCTGGCCGGTCAGACCGCCAAGGCCACCGAGGACATCAGCTCCCGGGTGGCCGCCATCCAGGGCAGCACGACCGACGCCGTCCAGGCGATCACCGAAATCAGCAACGTGATCGCCCAGATCAACGACATCACCGGCACCATCGCCTCGGCGGTGGAGGAGCAGACCGCCACCACCAACGAGATCGCGCGCTCCGTCACCGAGGCGGCGAATGGGGCCAACAGCATCGCCGAGGACGCCACCCAGGTGGCTCGGGCCGCCGCCGAGACGCAGTCGGGCGCCCAGGACACGCTCGGCGCCGCGACGCGACTCACAGCGATGGCCGGCGAGCTGAAGGAGCTGGTGGGCCACTTCCGGCTCTGA
- a CDS encoding RNA-binding S4 domain-containing protein — MAEPQDVPIRDESIRLGQFLKLANLVDSGADAKPVIAEGAVRVNGSVETRRGRQLHRGDVVELGGVTARVVDEATFDDGLPW, encoded by the coding sequence GTGGCCGAACCGCAGGACGTCCCCATCCGGGACGAGTCGATCCGGCTGGGGCAGTTCCTCAAGCTGGCCAACCTGGTCGACAGCGGTGCCGACGCCAAGCCCGTCATCGCCGAGGGTGCGGTGCGCGTGAACGGCTCGGTCGAGACCCGTCGTGGCCGCCAGCTCCACCGCGGTGACGTGGTGGAGCTGGGCGGCGTGACGGCGCGGGTCGTGGACGAGGCGACCTTCGACGACGGTCTGCCCTGGTAG
- the aroA gene encoding 3-phosphoshikimate 1-carboxyvinyltransferase, with the protein MTQPPIADPWPAPRAHTPVTAAVSLPGSKSLTNRALLLAAIADGPSVVSRALRSRDTLLMAAALASLGARVDTDGADWAVTPAAFTADATIDCGLAGTVMRFVPPIAALSTGTVAFDGDAHMRQRPVGEVLTALRTLGVDVSGDGLPFTLHGTGAVAGGTVVIDASASSQFVSALLLAGARYERGLDVRHAGAPVPSLPHIEMTVEMLREHGVVVDAPSDPGGEPDRWTVSPGPVKAVDRAIEPDLSNAAPFLALAAVSGGRVVIRDWPRVTTQPGDELRAILTAMGCTVEYVEDGLAVAGPGTGRLQGLEKDLHDVGELTPAIAALCALASTPSHLTGIGHIRGHETDRLAALARELGALGADVTEEPDGLLIRPATLHGGVFHTYADHRMAHAGVIIGAAVDGVLVENVATTSKTFTDFAPFWAALFGAPQEA; encoded by the coding sequence GTGACGCAGCCTCCGATCGCCGACCCCTGGCCGGCGCCTCGCGCCCACACACCGGTCACGGCGGCCGTCTCGCTGCCCGGCAGCAAGTCGCTGACCAACCGCGCGCTGCTGCTCGCCGCCATCGCCGACGGTCCCTCAGTGGTCTCCCGGGCTCTCCGCTCGCGCGACACCCTGTTGATGGCGGCCGCGCTGGCGTCGCTGGGCGCCCGGGTGGACACCGACGGGGCGGACTGGGCGGTGACCCCCGCCGCCTTCACCGCGGACGCCACCATCGACTGTGGCCTGGCGGGCACCGTGATGCGCTTCGTGCCGCCGATCGCGGCGCTGTCCACCGGCACCGTCGCCTTCGACGGCGACGCCCACATGCGCCAACGCCCGGTCGGTGAGGTCCTGACGGCCCTGCGAACCCTCGGGGTCGACGTCAGCGGCGACGGCCTGCCGTTCACCCTGCACGGCACCGGCGCCGTCGCCGGCGGGACGGTCGTCATCGACGCCTCGGCATCGAGCCAGTTCGTCAGCGCACTGCTGCTGGCCGGGGCGCGGTACGAGCGCGGCCTCGACGTACGCCATGCCGGTGCTCCGGTGCCCTCGCTCCCCCACATCGAGATGACCGTCGAGATGTTGCGTGAACACGGCGTCGTCGTGGACGCTCCGTCGGATCCCGGGGGCGAGCCCGACCGCTGGACGGTCTCACCGGGCCCGGTCAAGGCCGTGGACCGGGCGATCGAGCCCGACCTGTCCAACGCCGCGCCGTTCCTCGCGCTGGCCGCCGTCTCCGGCGGTCGCGTGGTGATCCGGGACTGGCCGCGGGTGACGACCCAGCCCGGTGACGAGCTACGCGCGATCCTGACGGCGATGGGCTGCACGGTCGAGTACGTCGAGGACGGCCTCGCCGTGGCCGGCCCCGGCACCGGTCGGCTCCAGGGGCTGGAGAAGGACCTGCACGACGTCGGTGAGCTGACGCCCGCGATCGCCGCGCTGTGCGCGCTCGCCTCGACGCCCTCGCACCTCACCGGCATCGGCCACATCCGCGGCCACGAGACCGATCGGCTGGCCGCCCTCGCCCGCGAGCTCGGGGCACTCGGGGCCGACGTGACCGAGGAGCCCGACGGGCTGCTGATCCGTCCGGCGACCCTGCACGGCGGCGTCTTCCACACCTACGCCGACCACCGGATGGCCCATGCCGGCGTCATCATCGGTGCGGCGGTCGACGGCGTCCTGGTCGAGAACGTCGCCACCACCAGCAAGACGTTCACCGACTTCGCGCCGTTCTGGGCAGCGTTGTTCGGCGCACCGCAGGAGGCCTGA